The nucleotide window GTGAAACGTGCGTATCCACTTCAAAGGTGAGCCCTGGTGAGCACGTTGTCAAACTGTGTATAGGGAACGAGTGCACGTCCAGAAAGGTGATGGTAAACCAGCCAAAGACTGTACCGTTGTCCGTGGGCAATAAGGCCTCCCCTTTGACCATAAGCACTGAAGTGCAGGGGAAGAAAATGATAATTAAGCTCAACTTCTCCAAGAAAACAGGTTCCTTTGAGCTGAAGGTAAACAACGAAGTGATCCAAACTAGGAGAGTGAACAGTACACTATACGAAGCCGAGTACCCCCTCAAATCACCAGGGAAATACTTAGTGGAGGTCAATAGGCTTTCCAAGGGGTCCTCAGAGTCCTACACTAAGGAGGTGGAGGTCAAATCCCTAGAAATGACGATAGAGATGAAGGTGGAACAGCGTTGGCCAGATCTTTTAATTACTGTTGAAACTTACGTGGACGGTGTAAGGTCTTCAGTGGACAAGATAGACATAAAGGTGAACGGCGAGCTGGTGCCCTTTAGCAACCCCGACCCTGGCATCTACACGGCCATGGTACCTACTAACAAGGAGGGAAAGTATGAGATTGTGGTGGAAGCGGTAAAGGATAAGCTTTCCAAGACTGAGAGAAAAGAGGTCGCGGTCTCTATTCCCTCATTGAGGTCGTGGGATCCTAAGTCCTGGGTAGGCAGGTCAATCTACGGCTATGAGGTAGAGGGTATATTGGGGATTGGGGGTACGTCCTTCGTGCTTCTCGGTAGCAGGGAGAAGAAGAGGTACGCCATCAAGGTAGTAAATATCTTCCCGTCCTCATCAGGATCGCAGACAAGGATCGGGCTCTCAACCTTTTCCGACCTGAGCAGGGAGTCCTCCAAGCTCCAGGAGATCTCAGAAAGGTCGGAGGAGATAGTAAAGCTTTACGGCATTTACGCTGACGTCAACACCATAGCCGAAATCCTTAGCGGAAAGACCCTCCTATACCTCACCAACCCCCCTGCCATCGTGATGGAGCTCATGACTGGTGGAACCGCTGAGGATTTGACCTCCAAGCAGGCTGTGTTTCTGTCGTCCAACTGGCCGGAGATAGTCAAGACGGTCTTCATAAATATCGCGAAGGCCCTTTACGTGGTACACAGTGAGGACTACGTACACCTAGACGTAAAGCCCAGGAACGTCTTTTTCAGCGAAGATCCGGGTTCGGTGGGGAGTGAGGTGTTAGATAGGTTGAGGTCTGGGAAGACTAAGGTGAAGCTTGGAGACCTTGGCTCAGCCAGGAGAACTGGGGAGAGGATAAGCGAGTACACAGGTGAATATTGCCCTGTGGATCAAGTTGAGGCTATGCTACGAGGGGAGGGCGCTAGGCCTGATATGGACGTTTACGCTTTGGGTGCAACCATATATAAGCTTGTGAACGGGTCCCCACTTAACCCCGTTGAGATGGTCAGAGAGATGGACACTGCAGTAGACCTCTTCCTAAGACGCGGAGATTATAGGTCCAGCCTACAGAAGGCAAGGGAAGCCTACAAGGTCGCACACGCTTCAATCCAACTATCGAGGTTTAAGGAAATTGAGCCTCTTGTGAAATCCATGACCCACTGGGATCACACCAGGAGACCGTCCATTAAGGAGGTCTT belongs to Metallosphaera tengchongensis and includes:
- a CDS encoding protein kinase domain-containing protein; the protein is MVISNKAISVVYIILSIYFMLYLITQVMVTQEDLSNLYLFVAIFLSAISLSYYKPNFFVVPAFSIPGVALSLLSSSSQFSLNPSPLSLILGSVMMASSLGVSITGRNVSEPMLVPFIASVTAFLVSYSFSYFLPGNSLTLLAGVPLFLIPPLKATRRAWGLAVSVILSLLSTLISYDLVFSSAAFPLNGLILTISSPETWITYITVISLILILLGREKIPSLVFLAFSALIFLLPSSVPPASTLNFVFAPLLVGSSSLPWRNLEMELKVLGESLEVKFKSTGKESLFLDSKPLKFSCSSETCVSTSKVSPGEHVVKLCIGNECTSRKVMVNQPKTVPLSVGNKASPLTISTEVQGKKMIIKLNFSKKTGSFELKVNNEVIQTRRVNSTLYEAEYPLKSPGKYLVEVNRLSKGSSESYTKEVEVKSLEMTIEMKVEQRWPDLLITVETYVDGVRSSVDKIDIKVNGELVPFSNPDPGIYTAMVPTNKEGKYEIVVEAVKDKLSKTERKEVAVSIPSLRSWDPKSWVGRSIYGYEVEGILGIGGTSFVLLGSREKKRYAIKVVNIFPSSSGSQTRIGLSTFSDLSRESSKLQEISERSEEIVKLYGIYADVNTIAEILSGKTLLYLTNPPAIVMELMTGGTAEDLTSKQAVFLSSNWPEIVKTVFINIAKALYVVHSEDYVHLDVKPRNVFFSEDPGSVGSEVLDRLRSGKTKVKLGDLGSARRTGERISEYTGEYCPVDQVEAMLRGEGARPDMDVYALGATIYKLVNGSPLNPVEMVREMDTAVDLFLRRGDYRSSLQKAREAYKVAHASIQLSRFKEIEPLVKSMTHWDHTRRPSIKEVLDQLHGLSK